A single genomic interval of Streptomyces sp. NBC_00663 harbors:
- a CDS encoding ABC transporter permease produces the protein MSAATTTATAPVVAEAPETVPRRRRSLSPGRRLPAARLVGPALVLALWAAASAAGRLDPAAIPAPWTVVETGAHLWTDGTLRGDILTSLQRAASGFAIGLVAGVALALASGLSRVGEALIDGTVSLNRAIPTLGLIPLFILWLGIGETFKIAIIAIVVYIPIYLNTHAALSGIDSRFVELAEVQGLNRFQFVRQIVIPGALPGFFVGLRLGVTGSWLGLVVLEQINATSGLGYLMFQAQNYGQSDVILVGLVVYGVFGLVSDSAVRLIERRVLSWRRTLSS, from the coding sequence GTGAGCGCCGCGACCACGACGGCGACGGCTCCGGTCGTCGCGGAAGCCCCGGAGACCGTACCGCGCAGGCGTCGGAGTCTCTCCCCCGGCAGGCGGCTGCCCGCCGCCCGCCTTGTCGGCCCCGCCCTGGTGCTCGCCCTGTGGGCCGCCGCCTCGGCCGCGGGCCGGCTGGACCCGGCGGCGATCCCGGCGCCCTGGACGGTCGTGGAGACCGGCGCCCATCTGTGGACCGACGGCACCCTGCGGGGCGACATCCTGACCTCGCTCCAGCGGGCCGCCTCCGGCTTCGCGATCGGGCTGGTCGCCGGGGTCGCGCTGGCGCTGGCGTCCGGGCTCAGCCGGGTCGGGGAGGCGCTGATCGACGGGACGGTGAGCCTCAACCGGGCGATCCCCACCCTCGGTCTGATCCCGCTGTTCATCCTCTGGCTGGGCATCGGTGAGACCTTCAAGATCGCCATCATCGCGATCGTCGTCTACATCCCGATCTATCTCAACACCCATGCCGCGCTGTCCGGCATCGACAGCCGGTTCGTCGAACTCGCCGAGGTGCAGGGGCTGAACCGGTTCCAGTTCGTCCGGCAGATCGTCATCCCCGGCGCGCTGCCCGGATTCTTCGTGGGACTCCGGCTCGGCGTCACCGGCTCCTGGCTCGGCCTGGTCGTGCTGGAACAGATCAACGCCACCAGCGGCCTCGGCTATCTGATGTTCCAGGCCCAGAACTACGGCCAGTCGGACGTCATCCTCGTCGGCCTCGTCGTCTACGGCGTCTTCGGCCTCGTCTCCGACAGCGCGGTCCGCCTCATCGAAAGGAGGGTGCTGTCATGGCGACGCACACTGAGCAGCTGA
- a CDS encoding ABC transporter substrate-binding protein translates to MPFSRTSGIDRRLFLTSVLGAAAGVAGLSGCAESSAATGGEGASRAPLADKVPAGTALKVATYLGAQQLQFRLAKLGELPFKVSSWVNIGAGPDVINAFRAKSLDLANNAGIPPIQAHYQGFDAKIVAINITRKPNYIFATKPGSDIRTVEDFRGKKLAFSQGQAQGVVLLRALKKAGLAYDDVKLVPLTSNQFLTALQSGQVDIAPLANTQSPAYLAQYEAKGARGITTDVVDLLNLLWAPVSVLNDEAKAAAVAAYIPYWAKGQVWAYEHPDVWNEEFYVKTQNLTLAQAQGITALANKPLFPPSWAEAIKWEQETADLLAEGGFVKKFDVASLFDHRFEGIAAKSVAEEYRK, encoded by the coding sequence ATGCCCTTTTCGCGTACGTCCGGCATAGACCGGCGACTCTTCCTCACCTCCGTCCTCGGTGCCGCGGCCGGTGTCGCGGGGCTGAGCGGCTGCGCCGAGTCCAGTGCCGCCACCGGCGGCGAGGGCGCGTCGAGGGCGCCGCTCGCCGACAAGGTTCCGGCCGGGACGGCCCTGAAGGTCGCCACCTACTTGGGCGCCCAGCAACTCCAGTTCAGACTCGCCAAGTTGGGTGAGCTGCCGTTCAAGGTGTCCAGCTGGGTGAACATCGGGGCCGGCCCCGATGTGATCAACGCCTTCCGTGCCAAGTCCCTGGACCTCGCCAACAACGCGGGTATTCCGCCGATCCAGGCGCACTACCAGGGCTTCGACGCGAAGATCGTCGCGATCAACATCACCCGCAAGCCCAACTACATCTTCGCCACCAAGCCCGGCAGCGACATCCGGACGGTCGAGGACTTCCGGGGCAAGAAGCTCGCCTTCTCCCAGGGGCAGGCCCAAGGGGTCGTGCTGCTGCGGGCGTTGAAGAAGGCGGGACTCGCCTACGACGACGTGAAGCTGGTCCCGCTGACCAGCAACCAGTTCCTCACCGCCCTCCAGTCGGGCCAGGTGGACATCGCCCCGCTCGCCAATACCCAGTCGCCCGCCTACCTCGCGCAGTACGAGGCGAAGGGCGCCCGGGGCATCACCACGGACGTGGTCGACCTGCTCAACCTGCTGTGGGCGCCGGTCTCCGTGCTGAACGACGAGGCGAAGGCCGCCGCGGTCGCCGCGTACATCCCGTACTGGGCGAAGGGCCAGGTCTGGGCGTACGAGCACCCCGACGTCTGGAACGAGGAGTTCTACGTCAAGACGCAGAACCTGACCCTCGCGCAGGCCCAGGGGATCACGGCGCTCGCCAACAAGCCGCTGTTCCCGCCGAGTTGGGCCGAGGCCATCAAGTGGGAGCAGGAGACCGCCGACCTGCTCGCGGAGGGCGGCTTCGTGAAGAAGTTCGACGTGGCCTCGCTGTTCGACCACCGCTTCGAGGGCATCGCCGCGAAGTCCGTAGCAGAGGAGTATCGCAAGTGA
- a CDS encoding ROK family protein encodes MPTLTSPLARVADSDRRRTSASVVLRSVLEHGPVARSTIARLTGLSPASVTDYCARFTRLGLIQEAAAPRRSNGVGRPHVPVDLDSSRFVVGGVHVAVPHTTVALLDLRGRVVASRELRHTDGTDPGPVLARAADGLGALLAASPGCRPLGVGFAAGGWVDRDTGTVVEHQLLGWRDVAVRELIGARTGLPVHVDGHARALVNAERLFGRARGSLSVLHLFVGNVVDAAFATHDEVHHGPRSQAGAIAHLPVPGGTEPCECGRTGCLQAELSERTLCRRARAAGVIAGVNPMHLVRAAADGDPVAVRLLVERSRMTGRAAGLLLDILNPETVVVTEVGAVHRQDCLAALRAEVGDGRAGSVIPTSFPDSVLAVAGGAVALDVLYRDPLTASPEAI; translated from the coding sequence ATGCCCACCCTTACGTCCCCCCTGGCCCGCGTCGCCGACAGTGACCGGCGGCGGACCAGCGCGAGTGTCGTGCTGCGGTCCGTGCTGGAGCACGGGCCGGTGGCGCGCTCCACCATCGCCCGGCTGACCGGGCTGTCCCCGGCGTCGGTGACGGACTACTGCGCCCGGTTCACCCGGCTCGGACTGATCCAGGAGGCCGCCGCGCCCCGGCGGTCGAACGGTGTGGGCCGACCCCATGTGCCGGTCGACCTGGACTCCTCGCGGTTCGTCGTGGGCGGCGTCCATGTGGCGGTGCCCCATACGACGGTCGCGCTGCTCGATCTGCGCGGGCGCGTGGTCGCCTCGCGGGAGCTGCGGCACACGGACGGCACCGACCCCGGGCCGGTGCTGGCGCGGGCCGCCGACGGGCTGGGCGCGCTGCTGGCGGCGTCCCCGGGGTGCCGGCCGCTCGGCGTCGGCTTCGCGGCCGGGGGCTGGGTGGACCGGGACACCGGCACCGTCGTCGAGCATCAGCTGCTCGGCTGGCGGGACGTGGCGGTGCGGGAGCTGATCGGCGCGCGCACCGGGCTGCCGGTCCATGTGGACGGGCACGCGCGGGCGTTGGTGAACGCGGAGCGGCTCTTCGGGCGGGCGCGCGGCAGCCTCAGCGTGCTGCATCTGTTCGTCGGCAATGTGGTCGACGCGGCGTTCGCCACCCATGACGAGGTGCATCACGGGCCGCGCTCCCAGGCGGGCGCCATCGCCCATCTGCCGGTGCCGGGCGGTACCGAGCCCTGCGAGTGCGGGCGGACCGGCTGCCTCCAGGCCGAGCTGAGCGAGCGGACGTTGTGCCGCAGGGCGCGGGCGGCCGGGGTGATCGCCGGGGTGAACCCGATGCATCTGGTGCGGGCGGCGGCGGACGGTGATCCGGTGGCCGTACGGCTGTTGGTGGAGCGGTCGCGGATGACGGGGCGGGCGGCGGGGCTGCTGCTGGACATCCTCAACCCGGAGACCGTCGTCGTCACCGAGGTCGGCGCGGTCCATCGGCAGGACTGCCTGGCGGCGCTGCGGGCGGAGGTCGGGGACGGGCGGGCGGGGTCGGTGATCCCGACGAGTTTCCCGGATTCGGTGCTCGCGGTGGCGGGCGGTGCGGTGGCGCTGGACGTGCTCTACCGGGATCCGCTGACCGCTTCACCTGAGGCTATTTAA
- a CDS encoding putative leader peptide has product MPSGWIRSAPPTLPAMVAQALFLTSRRHVDLRRVGAAACRRPG; this is encoded by the coding sequence ATGCCCTCTGGCTGGATACGGTCGGCGCCCCCTACCCTTCCAGCCATGGTTGCCCAGGCCCTCTTCCTCACGTCGCGTCGCCATGTCGACCTGCGACGCGTGGGCGCGGCCGCCTGTCGCCGTCCTGGGTGA
- a CDS encoding biotin transporter BioY has translation MSTAVAPVRPGQVLADLLPASRVRDIALVVGGAALTGLAAQISVPVPGSPVPVTGQTFAALLVGTTLGAGRGFLSLALYALAGVAGMPWFAGATSGSAAPSFGYILGMILASTVVGALARRGADRSVLRTAGAMLLGEAIIYAVGVPYLALDLDMSASAAIAAGLTPFLLGDALKAALAMGLLPSAWKLIKR, from the coding sequence ATGAGCACCGCCGTCGCCCCCGTCCGCCCCGGTCAGGTCCTCGCCGACCTGCTCCCGGCCTCCCGAGTGCGCGACATCGCGCTCGTCGTGGGCGGCGCCGCGCTCACCGGCCTCGCCGCCCAGATCTCCGTGCCCGTGCCCGGCTCCCCGGTGCCGGTGACCGGCCAGACCTTCGCCGCGCTGCTTGTCGGCACCACGCTCGGCGCGGGGCGCGGCTTCCTCTCCCTCGCGCTGTACGCCCTCGCGGGCGTCGCGGGCATGCCGTGGTTCGCGGGCGCCACCTCCGGCTCGGCCGCCCCCTCCTTCGGCTACATCCTCGGCATGATCCTCGCCTCCACCGTCGTCGGCGCCCTGGCCCGCCGCGGCGCCGACCGCTCCGTGCTGCGCACGGCGGGCGCGATGCTGCTCGGCGAGGCGATCATCTACGCGGTCGGCGTCCCGTACCTCGCCCTCGACCTCGACATGTCCGCCTCCGCCGCCATCGCGGCCGGCCTCACCCCGTTCCTGCTCGGCGACGCCCTCAAGGCGGCCCTGGCGATGGGCCTGCTGCCGAGCGCATGGAAACTGATCAAGCGCTGA
- a CDS encoding FAD-binding oxidoreductase, with the protein MDHQNGIRELTGFQTAFALRPATVSTPATTDDVIAAVRHAADAGLRVTVEATGHGRQGPVTGGVLLSTRRMDGVTVDPAARTVRVQAGVRWGQVVEAATPYGLAPLNGSAPGVGAVSYTLGGGLSLLAREFGYAADHVRSLDVVTADGRLHHAVPGSELYWALLGGGHRLGVVTELEIGLVPVRTLYGGSLAFDGREVDPAGALRAYEAWTRTVPDGLTSSFAAVPYPDVPALPPRLRGRYVLSVRVAHTGGDGERLVAPLREIGPVLGDSLREMPYAESHTIHSDPDFPHAYYGDSAVLSELDVDGGGGELLRLTGPDSVAMVVVQVNHLGGALARPAQNSVPWRDGRFLVRLLTTEEREKARALLDPAFAVLAPHTLGRTVNFAFGAGDRSEGLYDAGTRKRLAEVKSTHDPANLFGDGYVVSA; encoded by the coding sequence ATGGATCACCAGAACGGCATCCGTGAACTGACCGGGTTCCAGACCGCGTTCGCGCTGCGCCCCGCCACCGTCTCCACCCCCGCCACCACCGACGACGTCATCGCCGCCGTGCGCCACGCGGCCGACGCCGGGCTGCGTGTCACCGTCGAGGCGACCGGGCACGGGCGGCAGGGGCCGGTCACCGGCGGCGTGCTTCTCTCCACCCGGCGGATGGACGGTGTCACCGTCGACCCCGCGGCCCGTACCGTCCGGGTGCAGGCGGGCGTCCGCTGGGGGCAGGTGGTCGAGGCGGCCACGCCGTACGGGCTCGCGCCGCTCAACGGGTCCGCGCCGGGCGTCGGCGCCGTCTCCTACACACTGGGCGGTGGACTCTCCCTTCTGGCCCGGGAGTTCGGGTACGCGGCCGATCATGTGCGGTCGCTGGACGTGGTGACCGCCGACGGGCGGCTGCACCACGCCGTGCCCGGTTCCGAGCTGTACTGGGCGCTGCTGGGCGGTGGTCACCGGCTAGGTGTGGTCACCGAGTTGGAGATCGGGCTCGTCCCCGTGCGGACGCTGTACGGCGGTTCGCTCGCGTTCGACGGACGCGAGGTCGATCCGGCGGGTGCGCTGCGGGCGTACGAGGCCTGGACGCGGACCGTGCCGGACGGGCTGACCTCGTCCTTCGCCGCCGTACCGTATCCGGATGTGCCCGCTCTGCCGCCGCGGTTGCGCGGGCGGTACGTCCTGTCCGTGCGCGTCGCCCACACGGGTGGGGACGGGGAGCGGCTGGTCGCTCCGCTGCGGGAGATCGGGCCGGTGCTCGGCGACTCGCTGCGGGAGATGCCGTACGCCGAGAGCCACACCATCCACAGCGACCCGGACTTCCCGCACGCCTACTACGGGGACAGCGCGGTGCTGAGTGAGCTGGACGTGGACGGCGGGGGCGGGGAGCTGCTGCGGCTCACCGGGCCCGACTCCGTCGCCATGGTCGTCGTACAGGTCAATCATCTGGGCGGGGCGCTCGCGCGGCCCGCCCAGAACTCGGTGCCGTGGCGTGACGGGCGGTTCCTGGTGCGGCTGTTGACCACGGAGGAACGGGAGAAGGCGCGGGCCCTGCTCGATCCGGCGTTCGCGGTGCTCGCACCGCACACGCTCGGGCGGACGGTCAACTTCGCCTTCGGGGCCGGGGATCGGAGCGAGGGGCTGTACGACGCCGGGACGCGGAAGAGGCTCGCCGAAGTGAAGTCGACTCACGACCCGGCGAACCTCTTCGGTGACGGCTACGTCGTCAGCGCTTGA